Genomic window (Rhododendron vialii isolate Sample 1 chromosome 4a, ASM3025357v1):
aacctttttctttttgaggagtgctagggacaaagaaaatagattaataattgacccttaaagtgtacatgaacggctcagattcagtgtgcagtgcatctgaaccggttcatgtacactttaagggtcaattctttgtccattttctttgtacttagcatttttctttcttttttggcgGAAAGTGTAAGGAAACCGACCATGGCCATCGATGGCCATGCGGGGACCTACTCAGGTCCCGCACGGATGATTCAAgctattcaataattttaaaaaaaattgagtgggcccGTAAAAATTCAGCTTAATTCGACATGTGtaggtactcgatctaatctACCATTTTTTCATTCCGATTCCggatttgcaaaaaaaaaatgaaagattaaatcgaacacctacacatattggattAAGCTGAATTTTCTCGAAGcccactcaaatttttttaaaaattattagaCGTCTCGAATCATCCATGTAGCCGTCGGTGGCCGGCAGAgttcttttttgggtaattaataTTTTACACCAAAGACCTTACAAGATGCACAGGGGCATATTCCAAGAAGAAAACAACTACCCAGTCGAGGAAAAAACCACAACCAGCTACAGCTATCAACTGAACACATAGGAGTATTAGATATCCGGTGAAAAGAGTACAAGGATACACTTCCCGATAggggaaatcccgatcggaatcttGACGCCCCGCCGGGAACGCTCCAGCCTCCGGACGATCGATCCgagttgtccaaaaattctataaaaaaaaaccgagtgggctttcacgagaataaacggcatccgacatgcgtaagtggccgatccaagcactccatttttgtgtttggatcgtccaaaaatgaagtgtttggatcagccaaaaattgagtgcttggatcggccacttacacacgtcggatgccgtttattttATGATtagcccactcgattttttgttttttaaaatttttggacggcttggatcggccgtccgatggccggagcaTGCCCGGCGggacgtcgggattccgatcgggagctgtagactttctgaaggATATTAGGGCGGAGAGGGTCAGCTCTCATTTTTGCCCGGGTTTGAGCTTACCTTTGTCATCTCAAACTACAAAATACCCACTAGTCTAATGGTCAGTTTTATGCGGTTCCACATgcatcagttttttttttttttcaatcggtaGGGTAGATCATTACATCAcgtatgaagtacaaagtataAATCACGATACTCTTTATTCATTGTATGAGAGTACATGCATCAGCTCATTTATACACAAGAAATATGTTTTTTCCCTGGCCATCGGAAACCATTGGAAAAATCAATCGGTGGTCTTGGTCCTCTTGGACCACAACGTGGTTCCCCAATATCCTATtccgtattttatttttaatagttCATTTATTTGATAGCTATCTCCCACTGGtaactgtgtatatatagcTATGTACAGATGAAGAGATTACAAGCAACTACTACcacttttcatttctcaaatcTTTTTTCGTATCACTCTAAACTTTTGAACACCACAGAATCCATGGATGAGGAGAGGATTGAAACGACGATGAGCAACTTACCCCCTGAAATCCTTCGCCAAATCGTTTCGTTAATCCCATTGAAAGAGGCTGTAAGAACCAGCACTCTCTCCACCTCATGGAAAACCCTCTGGACTCCATTCCAAGTCGAATTCGACTCCGACCCGAATCAAATTACCACTGATACCGGCGATGAAGCTAGCAAGAATATAAATCAAATCGTGGGTTTGCTCTCGAAATCCTCCAGTTCTCCAGAGCTTTGGAGATTCTCTCTCCAAACGGAGAAGACACAGAAACCTCTGTTTTTCTCAGCTGccaagggaggaggaggaggaggaggagagctGCATCTTGATTTCcttgcaaaagaaaatgaaattcagaGTAATTTCAACTTGGTTTACGACCCGACTCCTCGAATCTCCAATTTGTCTTCGATAAAGACTCTGCATATGGTTTCTGTCAACAAAATTGCCGAGGGCTTGGTTTCGACTCTGTTTTCCAGCTGCCGGTTTCTCGAGAGCTTGAAGCTTGAGAAATGCAGTGCGATTCAGAGCATCGATATCAAAGCAAGTGACTCTCTCAAGAGTTTTGAAGTGGTGGGTTGTGAAGAGTTAGAAAGTATCGCGATTTCTGCACCGAATTTGAAGTCGTTGTGGTACAGAGGAGCACTTCCTCTGATTCAGATAAATGGATGTCTGAATTTGGTTGATGTGGTGCTTGATTTGAGAGAAGGTTTTGGCAGAAGTGAATTTGATTGTGAGgatgttttgaatcttttttcctctctcaaGGATGTTGAGAGTTTGAAGATTAGTGGGTGGCTTCTTGAGGTATTTTTACAAAGCTTTTTtgctccttttttatttttatcattgtctatttttttaaatcattagttttaagaaaaaaaatttattctctataCGATTCTCAATAAGTTTCTCTATTTATCtatcttcactcattacctatca
Coding sequences:
- the LOC131323154 gene encoding F-box protein At2g39490-like isoform X2 yields the protein MKRLQATTTTFHFSNLFSYHSKLLNTTESMDEERIETTMSNLPPEILRQIVSLIPLKEAVRTSTLSTSWKTLWTPFQVEFDSDPNQITTDTGDEASKNINQIVGLLSKSSSSPELWRFSLQTEKTQKPLFFSAAKGGGGGGGELHLDFLAKENEIQSNFNLVYDPTPRISNLSSIKTLHMVSVNKIAEGLVSTLFSSCRFLESLKLEKCSAIQSIDIKASDSLKSFEVVGCEELESIAISAPNLKSLWYRGALPLIQINGCLNLVDVVLDLREGFGRSEFDCEDVLNLFSSLKDVESLKISGWLLEWLCAAGVIFERLQFRFNKLKKLSWFDALMNQTKRDSLACFLHISPHLEILFVKIDQNLSSITCPYFHQFWHEPHLWMDYETVTSNVCQLERLKVIQLEGFRNEEDDQLMMLMDLLLRKSIALKSMTVISPEKQSRRVTKIPKSQLNQTSSPKRLVISSRYEDYFFGLIEDKNNFCWL
- the LOC131323154 gene encoding F-box protein At2g39490-like isoform X1 — encoded protein: MKRLQATTTTFHFSNLFSYHSKLLNTTESMDEERIETTMSNLPPEILRQIVSLIPLKEAVRTSTLSTSWKTLWTPFQVEFDSDPNQITTDTGDEASKNINQIVGLLSKSSSSPELWRFSLQTEKTQKPLFFSAAKGGGGGGGELHLDFLAKENEIQSNFNLVYDPTPRISNLSSIKTLHMVSVNKIAEGLVSTLFSSCRFLESLKLEKCSAIQSIDIKASDSLKSFEVVGCEELESIAISAPNLKSLWYRGALPLIQINGCLNLVDVVLDLREGFGRSEFDCEDVLNLFSSLKDVESLKISGWLLEWLCAAGVIFERLQFRFNKLKKLSWFDALMNQTKRDSLACFLHISPHLEILFVKIDQNLSSITCPYFHQFWHEPHLWMDYETVTSNVCQLERLKVIQLEGFRNEEDDQLMMLMDLLLRKSIALKSMTVISPEKQSRRVTKIPKSQLNQTSSCNPERIVISSPNKDYFFGLIEDENNFSWL